TATTCCATCGCCCGGTTAAGCACATATATTATTCTTTTTACAATATATTCCGGGAAAATGTAAAAAACAAGGTAAACCGATACAGCCTGTAAATGATTCACTCGCGTAGCAGAGTTGCGAGGAATTCTTTCGATTGACGAAAAGGGACAGCCCGATAAGCTGTCCCTTTTTCTTTCCTTTTTTTCTCTGTCACTTTGTCTCTTTGCAGCTATTTCTTCTTTTTTGAGGTAATATTGAGATACCACTCGGCTACAACCGGGGTTGCCACATAGATCGATGAGTATGTTCCGATCACAATGCCGATGATCAAAGCGAACGAGAAATCATGGATCACCGCTCCGCCGAAGAAGAAGATCGACAGCACAGTGAGAAGGGTGAGGAACGAGGTGATGGTCGTCCGGGAAAGGGTTTCGTTGATGGCCCGATCCAGGGTCACAAGATAGCCCTCCGGGGTTCCCTTTCGGATTTTTTCCCGGATTCGGTCGAATACCACAATGGTGTCATTGATCGAATACCCCATAATCGCGAGTATGGCGGCGATAACTGTAAGAGAGATCTCTTTCCCGAGGATAGAGAACAATCCGAGAACTATCAGAGGATCATGGAGGAGCGAAATAACCGCGCCCAATCCGAATTTGAAATCAAACCGTATGGATATATAGATCAGGAGCACCACCAGCGACCAGATAATAGCCCACCATGCCTTTCCGCGCAGTTCGCTTCCGATGGAAGGCCCTACCATTTCCTCACGAAGCACCCATTTGGTCTCATCACTCGGAATACTTCCAACAAAACTAGCTCTGAGGGCATCTTTCACCTTGTCGGAAGTCTCCTGCATATTCCCGACTTTAATGATGCGGATGAGAACATCCTGGCCGCCTTTCCCCAGAAACTGGATTTCACTGGTGGAAAGGTCGGTTCCTTTCACATCCACCTTCCCGAGCGCGCTGCGTATATTTCCGATCTGCACCGGCTTGTCGAAGTGAAGCTCGATAAGCGATCCGCCTAAAAAGTCAATGGAATACTTTGGGCCGCCGTGGTAAATTATCGACCCAATTCCGCTTAGAATAATCACTCCTGAAAACAGGTACGCCCATTTTCGGAATCTGATGAAAGGGAACTTGGCCTTCTTGAACACCGCCAGTTTACCCACCGAAATATGGTGCAGTTTCAGGGTGAGCAGATCGGTAAATACTTTCGATGCTACCAGAGCCGTAAAGACGGTGGATACGATACCGACCATCAGGGTGAGGGCAAATCCCTTGATGGGTCCGGTGCCGAAATTATAGAGAATGATTCCGGTCAGGAAGGTGGTGATATTCGAATCGAGAATTGACCATCGAGCGCGGAAATATCCGTTGTCGACAGCTACCTTGCTGGTATTTCCGAGCCGCAGCTCCTCACGGATACGCTCGAATACCAGCACGTTTGCATCGACCGCCATACCCATGGTCAGAATGATACCGGCCATACCGGGCAGAGTAAGAGTAGCCCGGAAGAACGCAAGGTAGGCGAGAATGAAAAGCGCATTGAGAAACAGAGCGGCGATAGCGATCGTACCCTGCCCCATATAATAGATCAGCATGAACGCAATAATGGCCACCATGGCGATGATGAATGCATTCTTGCTGCTCCGGATGGAATCCGCGCCCAGGGAAGGGCCGACCGTCCGGTCTTCGAGAATCTCAACCGAAGCAGGCAGGGCGCCGGAACGGAGCACCAGGGCAAGGTCGCGGGCTTCTTCGTTTGTGAAACTACCGGTGATCTGCGAAGTTCCTCCGGGAATCCGGTCAATGATCTTCGGCGAGGAGTAAACGGTGTTATCAAGAACAATAGAGAGACGCTTTCCGATATTCGCCCCGGTGATTCGAGCCCATTCACGCGCGCCGTCCTTGGTGTTCTCCATCTGCACCTCGGACTGACCCGCACTCATGCCGGAACCTACTGACACCTTGGCGTCCGCTACCTTGTCGCCGGTCATTTCGCTGGCCGCATTGAGAAGGAAAAGCTCGCGCAGACCATCCTCACGGGCTTTATCGGGTCCCCAGAGAAATACATCTCCTGCGCTCTGGAGGATTTTCTGGACATTCGGATCAGCAAGGATAACCTTTACCCTTGGAACATCGTCCGGTTTGACCAGCATGTCAAAGCTTGGTTCGCCCCCGGACTGAGTATAC
The Candidatus Latescibacter sp. genome window above contains:
- the secD gene encoding protein translocase subunit SecD — protein: MVRKTAKLRSSSRSKYSMIWRVGLIVLLILASLWELYPSLRFYRLTDQERSLMDPGKLEKLRTKALNLGLDLQGGIHLVMQVDTKGIEKDKITDAVDRAITVISNRVDQFGLVEPIVQRQGTDRIIIELPGMRDVERAKKLIGTTARLEFKLLKSDQDIKFVTDKIDLYLSGAKDSTLTSSAVSDTAKVLSGAEKQKKFTGMLQYTQSGGEPSFDMLVKPDDVPRVKVILADPNVQKILQSAGDVFLWGPDKAREDGLRELFLLNAASEMTGDKVADAKVSVGSGMSAGQSEVQMENTKDGAREWARITGANIGKRLSIVLDNTVYSSPKIIDRIPGGTSQITGSFTNEEARDLALVLRSGALPASVEILEDRTVGPSLGADSIRSSKNAFIIAMVAIIAFMLIYYMGQGTIAIAALFLNALFILAYLAFFRATLTLPGMAGIILTMGMAVDANVLVFERIREELRLGNTSKVAVDNGYFRARWSILDSNITTFLTGIILYNFGTGPIKGFALTLMVGIVSTVFTALVASKVFTDLLTLKLHHISVGKLAVFKKAKFPFIRFRKWAYLFSGVIILSGIGSIIYHGGPKYSIDFLGGSLIELHFDKPVQIGNIRSALGKVDVKGTDLSTSEIQFLGKGGQDVLIRIIKVGNMQETSDKVKDALRASFVGSIPSDETKWVLREEMVGPSIGSELRGKAWWAIIWSLVVLLIYISIRFDFKFGLGAVISLLHDPLIVLGLFSILGKEISLTVIAAILAIMGYSINDTIVVFDRIREKIRKGTPEGYLVTLDRAINETLSRTTITSFLTLLTVLSIFFFGGAVIHDFSFALIIGIVIGTYSSIYVATPVVAEWYLNITSKKKK